The following are encoded in a window of Sutcliffiella horikoshii genomic DNA:
- a CDS encoding spore germination protein, whose protein sequence is MFNKRPSRGSKQLQSVMKPNYEEYLKKKIQVDDTTIPNDQTSFQEIIKHVFEDVGDFQVRYIPKNDELGLYVYYISGITDVTKLEEQLLLSDELEIAALKENIRNYDYYEADSWKSCIQGCLEGHVIIHLPGEVPFLVNYVKKEQRTVTEPTTQYQVYGPKIGFIEDSRTNISLIRKLIKDPRLKLKEFTVGTLSHTHVGLLYLEEYVDTDLLELVTSRLESLTMEQLNDGGEIAKKIVDYPMSIFPQVYETERPDYTSIALGQGKIVLVVDNSTFCVVLPATLFNLIEISPDNFRMALDNTFIRLLRIVSILVATILPALYVALVGYHPELLPTTLALTIADSRNNIPFPIYLEAIMMIFALDVLVEASLRLPSFVGQTIGIVGGLVVGQAAVEAGLVSNTMIIVSASTAITSFTLPTWHLISSWRIARYLLIMMSSLLGIFGLTIGIAYLTFCLCNLSSFGKPYLSPATPLNPKELWNLFFRLKNNQFTKPK, encoded by the coding sequence GTGTTTAATAAGAGACCTTCTCGTGGCAGCAAACAGCTTCAATCAGTAATGAAGCCAAACTATGAAGAATATTTGAAAAAGAAAATTCAAGTAGATGATACAACCATTCCTAATGATCAAACATCTTTTCAGGAAATTATTAAACATGTTTTTGAAGATGTAGGTGATTTTCAAGTTAGGTATATACCTAAAAACGATGAACTAGGCTTGTATGTCTATTACATCTCCGGAATAACTGATGTAACTAAATTAGAAGAGCAGCTACTACTTTCAGATGAATTGGAGATAGCGGCATTAAAAGAAAATATTAGAAACTATGACTACTATGAGGCTGATTCTTGGAAGTCTTGTATCCAAGGATGTTTGGAAGGTCATGTAATCATTCACTTACCAGGGGAAGTACCTTTCTTAGTGAACTATGTTAAGAAAGAACAACGAACAGTAACAGAACCTACGACACAGTATCAAGTGTATGGGCCGAAAATCGGCTTTATTGAAGATAGCAGAACAAATATTTCTCTTATTCGTAAGCTAATCAAGGACCCGAGACTGAAGTTGAAAGAGTTTACCGTCGGAACATTAAGTCACACCCATGTTGGTTTATTATATTTGGAGGAATATGTGGATACTGATCTATTGGAGTTGGTTACAAGTAGATTAGAAAGTCTGACAATGGAACAATTGAACGATGGTGGGGAGATTGCAAAAAAAATAGTGGATTATCCTATGTCCATTTTCCCGCAAGTGTATGAAACAGAAAGACCGGACTATACCTCTATTGCACTAGGGCAGGGGAAAATTGTGTTGGTAGTTGATAATTCCACCTTTTGTGTCGTTTTGCCTGCAACCTTGTTTAATCTTATCGAAATCAGTCCCGACAATTTTCGGATGGCATTGGATAATACCTTTATCCGTTTGTTGCGAATTGTATCCATACTGGTAGCAACTATTCTTCCTGCCCTATATGTTGCCTTGGTTGGGTATCATCCAGAACTGCTTCCGACAACACTTGCCTTAACGATAGCTGATTCCAGAAATAATATCCCATTCCCCATTTACTTGGAAGCGATTATGATGATTTTTGCTTTGGATGTATTAGTGGAAGCAAGTCTAAGGCTTCCAAGTTTTGTAGGGCAGACCATTGGTATTGTAGGAGGACTTGTTGTCGGTCAGGCTGCTGTTGAAGCAGGTTTAGTTAGTAATACAATGATTATTGTTAGTGCATCCACCGCTATTACATCCTTCACATTACCAACATGGCATTTAATTTCTTCATGGAGAATCGCGAGATATCTATTAATAATGATGTCTTCATTATTAGGGATATTTGGGTTAACAATTGGTATAGCGTATCTGACATTTTGCTTATGTAACCTTAGTTCTTTTGGGAAACCTTATTTATCACCTGCAACCCCTCTTAATCCGAAAGAATTATGGAATCTTTTTTTTAGATTAAAAAACAACCAATTTACTAAACCAAAGTAA
- a CDS encoding endospore germination permease, which yields MRNTIQQFRGFDLFAFTFSSTITLGVAFLPYVADGEIRSAWLKLILTSIPYFFLIWLISKYFRLYDNNDFFKILRKNAGYLVYFIIMAYLILSSIFSTMKVTQDLTFLVRTFMLKTTPTFLIILPFILLISLAVHYGLLTIVRFVSFFVVAEILLLATFLSWGLFSEYFNWIFIPPVMNVELPVFLKSSMSDAARYGGIVTLLGFIQYVKRDEKTFRAMSAGLLCVMLIYVTLSLVVLGIFGYEEAIHLISPIITLVQSITPSTGLLERMDLLFLGFWVISFIKVSCILFWFSIYLLEQLFPKIKRSILIACITPLFFIYANWVPFQFIEGWQVYNINVLVASLLLPCLLLLFVIAKHRHSREVVS from the coding sequence TTGCGTAATACAATTCAACAATTCCGAGGCTTTGATTTGTTTGCCTTTACGTTTTCCTCCACTATTACTTTGGGAGTAGCTTTTTTACCGTACGTGGCAGATGGGGAAATCAGAAGTGCCTGGTTAAAGCTAATTCTTACTTCCATCCCCTACTTCTTTTTGATTTGGCTGATATCTAAATACTTCCGTTTATATGATAATAACGATTTTTTTAAGATATTGAGAAAAAATGCAGGTTATTTAGTGTATTTCATCATAATGGCTTATTTGATACTCAGTTCCATTTTTAGCACGATGAAAGTAACACAAGACCTAACTTTTCTAGTAAGAACATTTATGTTAAAAACCACTCCTACTTTTTTGATTATATTACCATTCATTCTGCTTATTTCACTTGCTGTTCATTATGGGCTACTCACAATTGTTAGGTTTGTTTCGTTTTTTGTTGTCGCAGAGATACTACTACTTGCGACATTTTTGTCTTGGGGGTTGTTTAGTGAATATTTTAATTGGATTTTCATTCCACCTGTTATGAATGTAGAATTACCTGTTTTTCTGAAGAGTTCTATGTCAGATGCTGCACGGTATGGAGGAATAGTTACTCTCCTTGGTTTTATTCAATATGTAAAACGGGACGAAAAGACTTTTCGTGCAATGAGTGCAGGATTACTATGTGTCATGCTAATTTATGTAACTTTGAGTTTGGTTGTATTAGGGATTTTCGGATATGAAGAGGCAATCCATCTCATATCACCAATTATTACGTTGGTTCAATCAATTACACCTAGTACTGGACTGTTAGAAAGGATGGATCTCTTGTTTTTGGGGTTTTGGGTCATCTCTTTTATAAAAGTTTCCTGTATCCTATTTTGGTTTTCGATTTATTTATTAGAGCAACTATTCCCCAAAATAAAAAGAAGTATATTAATCGCTTGCATTACTCCCTTATTTTTTATATATGCGAATTGGGTTCCTTTTCAATTTATTGAAGGTTGGCAGGTTTATAATATCAATGTATTAGTAGCTTCATTGCTACTCCCTTGTCTGTTGTTACTCTTTGTCATTGCAAAACACCGTCACTCTCGGGAGGTGGTTTCATGA
- a CDS encoding Ger(x)C family spore germination protein: protein MMGQKPIYFALLLILFLSGCNDMREIDQRGMVLGISIDQGEEKKYKISIQLPILGKSQNGGGGPAKSGEFEVLWSEGDTVWEAITNLESKTPNVLFFGHLKVIVISEKIAATSINGSLDLVDRIPDIGNKVFLIISKDEEASKFLKTESSLIKLPALYVNRFFRADKKLSRTQPIKVFQYRRDRNTVSSAAVIPFAKTIDSEIIIEDMGVLKDDSLVEILKGNEVAASQLIKGEKVEEMNYITHIESKGKKVSVSLSRIMLESKVDLKKITPVTFEIYVKGEGNLVELSAGETSKGFIEKLESQLNKEIKTDIEQTIEKMKKANVEPWLLGHRIWIKDQTYFESLKWKEEGFKEALFTVNVDIRIDTTGQKGLFNKSPIYQKSTRDDGE from the coding sequence ATGATGGGGCAAAAACCAATATATTTTGCATTACTGCTTATCTTGTTTTTAAGCGGTTGCAATGATATGCGTGAAATTGACCAAAGAGGAATGGTATTAGGAATCTCTATTGATCAAGGAGAGGAAAAAAAGTATAAAATAAGCATCCAGTTACCGATTCTGGGGAAAAGTCAAAACGGAGGAGGAGGTCCTGCTAAGTCCGGAGAGTTTGAGGTGTTGTGGAGTGAAGGGGATACAGTTTGGGAAGCAATTACTAACTTGGAATCAAAAACACCGAATGTATTATTTTTTGGTCACCTGAAGGTTATCGTAATTTCAGAGAAGATTGCGGCAACTAGTATTAATGGTTCGTTAGATTTGGTGGACAGAATTCCCGATATAGGGAACAAGGTCTTTCTCATAATAAGCAAGGATGAAGAAGCTAGTAAGTTTTTAAAAACAGAGTCCTCTCTGATAAAGTTACCGGCATTGTATGTTAACCGGTTCTTCCGGGCTGACAAAAAGCTTTCTCGTACACAGCCAATTAAAGTTTTCCAATATAGACGTGATAGAAATACCGTATCTTCAGCGGCAGTTATTCCCTTTGCAAAAACAATTGACAGTGAAATTATTATTGAAGATATGGGAGTATTAAAAGACGATTCATTAGTAGAAATATTGAAAGGGAACGAAGTGGCAGCAAGTCAGCTGATAAAAGGCGAGAAAGTGGAAGAAATGAATTATATCACGCATATAGAATCAAAAGGAAAAAAAGTATCTGTTTCATTATCTAGAATAATGCTAGAAAGTAAAGTGGATTTAAAAAAGATAACTCCGGTAACATTTGAGATTTATGTGAAGGGTGAAGGGAACCTTGTTGAACTTTCTGCAGGTGAAACATCCAAAGGTTTTATTGAAAAGCTCGAATCCCAATTAAATAAAGAGATTAAAACGGATATAGAACAAACGATAGAAAAAATGAAGAAAGCAAATGTGGAGCCATGGCTATTGGGACATAGAATATGGATAAAGGATCAAACTTATTTTGAATCCTTAAAGTGGAAGGAAGAAGGGTTTAAAGAAGCTTTATTTACTGTGAATGTTGATATTAGAATTGATACAACAGGTCAGAAAGGGTTGTTCAACAAATCGCCTATTTATCAGAAGTCAACTAGAGATGATGGGGAGTAA
- a CDS encoding SDR family oxidoreductase, with amino-acid sequence MNILVTGFNGKVGKEVAKNLKAKGLSIKCAVRNADSLKREQNTYEFVSLDFTNPSTFDHALNEIDKIFLIYPPGADIKFEEFLNVAKQKKVKHIIYLSVKDVQFLPFIHHYKNEKLIKKSGTPFTFIRAGYFMQNLNDFLGAELRENRRIFVPAGKGKTSFVDTRDLAEVASIAFQNTEEHQNKKYVITGDEALDFYEVAQMMTDVMHVDIHYTNPSVKEFRKCMLKKGAKEQFINVVVGIHFPTKLGLAKGITNEYEKLTKIKPRKMKNYIMDYQEEWL; translated from the coding sequence ATGAACATACTTGTCACAGGATTTAACGGAAAAGTCGGGAAGGAAGTAGCCAAAAATTTAAAAGCAAAAGGATTATCTATCAAATGCGCAGTGAGGAATGCAGATAGCTTAAAGAGAGAGCAGAATACATATGAATTTGTGTCACTTGATTTTACAAATCCATCCACATTTGATCATGCTTTAAACGAGATAGATAAAATATTTTTGATTTATCCTCCAGGAGCAGATATCAAATTTGAAGAATTCTTAAATGTTGCAAAGCAAAAAAAAGTAAAGCATATTATTTATTTATCTGTTAAAGATGTACAATTCTTGCCCTTTATCCATCATTATAAGAATGAAAAATTAATTAAAAAATCAGGTACTCCATTTACATTCATACGTGCCGGGTATTTTATGCAAAATCTAAATGACTTTCTAGGTGCAGAACTGAGAGAAAATCGGCGAATATTTGTACCTGCTGGGAAAGGTAAGACGAGCTTTGTAGATACTAGGGATCTTGCCGAAGTTGCTTCCATAGCATTTCAAAATACGGAAGAGCATCAAAATAAAAAGTATGTTATCACCGGTGATGAAGCATTGGACTTTTATGAAGTGGCTCAAATGATGACAGATGTGATGCATGTAGATATTCACTATACTAATCCTTCTGTGAAAGAATTTAGAAAATGTATGCTGAAAAAAGGTGCAAAGGAACAATTTATTAATGTGGTCGTCGGTATTCATTTCCCAACTAAACTTGGATTGGCGAAAGGGATTACCAATGAGTATGAAAAACTAACGAAAATAAAGCCCAGGAAAATGAAGAACTACATAATGGACTACCAAGAGGAATGGTTATAA
- a CDS encoding dihydrolipoyl dehydrogenase family protein produces MKKYDLIVIGGGAGGLTVAAGAASLGGKVALIEKEEQPGGDCLHFGCVPSKALIEIANRIKSARSLEEFGVHVSENIRMEAVMKKVKEAIDHIQVHDDADRFRKLGVDVYIGMGAFQSKNEVIINSGEIIVGKRIVISTGSRPFVPSIPGLKENGFITNETIFSISKLPKRLLVLGGGPIGIEMAQAMARLGSDVTVVERSDGVLGKEDEDVQQLMNDVLSKEMMLLYNANVKSIESGPNGKVVHLTVETAEQEISIEVDEILVATGRTPNTDKLQLNKANVQTDDRGHIKVNVRLQTNIPHIYAVGDINGTLPFTHVAGMEGKLVVQNALIGLRRKIDYSNVPWVTYTSPEIFHLGLTEAEAKEQGLDYDAYKVDLSEVDRFVTDHQTTGFVKIITDKKGHILGAHAIGKHAGDWMQEAVFSKQFKKKLGSISNVIHPYPNHSAAVQRTADAYWRKKLFEGFLPKVMERYIRWFR; encoded by the coding sequence ATGAAAAAGTATGACCTCATTGTCATTGGAGGAGGAGCCGGGGGATTAACGGTAGCCGCCGGCGCTGCTTCTTTAGGAGGAAAAGTTGCGTTAATAGAAAAGGAAGAACAGCCTGGCGGCGATTGTCTACATTTTGGTTGCGTGCCATCCAAAGCTTTAATTGAGATTGCAAACCGCATCAAAAGCGCACGTTCCCTTGAGGAATTTGGTGTTCACGTTTCTGAGAATATTAGAATGGAAGCTGTCATGAAGAAAGTGAAGGAAGCCATTGACCATATTCAAGTACATGATGATGCGGATCGGTTTCGTAAACTAGGGGTTGATGTTTATATTGGAATGGGGGCTTTTCAATCTAAGAATGAAGTGATTATTAATAGTGGAGAAATTATTGTTGGGAAGAGAATTGTGATTTCTACAGGTTCAAGGCCATTTGTTCCATCAATTCCTGGCTTGAAAGAAAATGGATTTATCACCAATGAAACCATTTTTTCCATATCCAAATTGCCCAAAAGGCTATTAGTGTTAGGCGGTGGGCCAATAGGAATCGAGATGGCCCAGGCGATGGCGAGACTAGGAAGTGACGTGACAGTTGTTGAGAGATCTGATGGTGTACTAGGAAAAGAGGACGAGGATGTACAGCAACTTATGAATGATGTTCTTTCTAAAGAGATGATGCTTCTCTATAATGCTAACGTCAAATCTATTGAATCTGGACCCAACGGGAAAGTTGTTCATTTAACAGTGGAAACAGCAGAACAGGAAATTTCTATTGAAGTGGATGAAATACTGGTTGCCACAGGAAGAACACCTAATACTGACAAACTCCAGTTAAATAAAGCAAATGTACAAACAGATGATCGAGGACATATAAAAGTGAATGTGCGTCTGCAAACAAACATCCCTCATATCTATGCTGTAGGTGATATAAACGGAACATTACCTTTTACGCATGTAGCAGGGATGGAGGGCAAGCTAGTCGTCCAAAACGCACTGATTGGTTTAAGAAGAAAAATAGATTATTCAAACGTTCCATGGGTCACCTACACTTCACCGGAAATATTTCATTTGGGTTTAACAGAAGCAGAAGCAAAAGAACAAGGATTAGACTATGATGCCTATAAGGTGGACCTTTCCGAAGTCGATCGATTCGTAACAGATCACCAGACAACTGGTTTTGTAAAAATTATCACGGATAAAAAAGGTCATATCTTGGGAGCTCATGCCATTGGAAAACATGCCGGGGACTGGATGCAGGAGGCGGTGTTTTCCAAACAGTTTAAAAAGAAGCTCGGTAGCATATCAAATGTCATTCATCCATATCCAAATCATAGCGCAGCCGTTCAACGTACAGCAGATGCCTATTGGAGGAAGAAGCTATTTGAAGGTTTCCTACCTAAAGTGATGGAAAGGTATATTAGGTGGTTTAGATAA
- a CDS encoding TVP38/TMEM64 family protein — protein MTKKNWIKGVLLAILVGSLIFINHNYLNIRPEGIREWILSFGILAPVIYIVLYTIRPLILFPASILSLAAGLAFGALWGTVYTIIGATLGAVVAFLVAKKFGKNITKNKASNVRVKKVQSQMEVNGFFYVLLLRLIPLFNFDLISYLAGLSKVKLSHFVLATVIGIIPGTFAYNFLGSSFVGDNKLIIIFAVVVFILISVLPLILSKKVRSKLGFAKTEEKR, from the coding sequence ATGACGAAAAAGAATTGGATAAAAGGTGTACTACTGGCTATCTTAGTAGGTTCCTTGATATTCATCAATCACAACTATCTAAATATCAGACCCGAAGGAATTCGAGAATGGATTCTATCCTTTGGCATATTGGCCCCAGTTATCTATATTGTTTTGTATACGATTCGCCCACTTATCTTATTTCCCGCATCTATTCTCTCTTTAGCAGCAGGACTTGCTTTTGGGGCTTTATGGGGAACGGTATATACCATTATTGGAGCGACATTAGGAGCTGTTGTAGCATTCCTAGTTGCGAAGAAATTCGGTAAAAATATAACGAAGAATAAAGCTTCAAACGTGAGAGTTAAAAAGGTTCAATCACAAATGGAGGTCAATGGATTTTTCTATGTGCTACTTCTTCGCTTAATACCATTGTTCAATTTTGACCTAATAAGTTACCTGGCGGGGCTTTCCAAGGTGAAGCTGTCGCATTTTGTTTTGGCTACAGTAATTGGGATCATTCCTGGTACTTTTGCTTACAATTTTCTAGGATCCAGTTTTGTCGGCGATAATAAATTGATCATTATTTTTGCAGTTGTTGTTTTTATTTTGATAAGTGTCCTTCCTTTAATTTTAAGTAAAAAAGTCCGTTCTAAATTAGGATTTGCGAAAACCGAAGAAAAGAGGTGA
- a CDS encoding EamA family transporter, producing MKTWHYALMVFLGGCSLGILSTFVKLAYAAGYSMSEVTGSQVLVGTIIIWIVSFFIEKKKLHVLQTLKIVLAGIPMGLTGLLYYQSLQTLEASLAIICLFQFIWIGTLIEWIFYKKRPSSSKIISIVTLLSGSVLAAGFLGESIKSISWQGATWGIFSAFTFSIFIFLSGVIGKEIPAIQKSVLLSTGGLLITFILFPPLFLVNLPTIVGIAPYGLILGVFGVVLPPLLFSIGMPHVGPGLGTILTASELPVAVIMSAIVLSEHISMYQWAGVALILGGIVVGNRKPLKS from the coding sequence ATGAAGACTTGGCATTATGCGTTGATGGTATTTTTAGGCGGCTGCTCTCTTGGGATCTTATCTACATTCGTGAAGCTTGCATATGCTGCCGGTTATTCCATGAGTGAGGTTACAGGTAGTCAGGTGTTAGTTGGTACTATCATTATTTGGATTGTATCTTTTTTTATCGAAAAGAAAAAATTACATGTCCTTCAAACTTTGAAGATTGTGTTAGCAGGGATACCGATGGGACTAACAGGATTGCTTTACTATCAATCCTTGCAAACACTCGAAGCATCCCTCGCTATCATTTGTTTGTTTCAATTTATCTGGATAGGCACATTAATTGAATGGATTTTCTATAAGAAGCGTCCTTCATCAAGTAAGATTATATCAATTGTGACCTTACTTTCGGGATCCGTTTTGGCAGCCGGATTTTTGGGAGAAAGTATAAAGTCCATTTCATGGCAAGGTGCGACTTGGGGAATATTTTCTGCTTTTACTTTTTCTATTTTTATATTTCTGAGTGGGGTTATCGGCAAAGAAATCCCTGCGATTCAAAAAAGTGTACTTCTTTCCACCGGGGGCTTGCTTATTACTTTTATCTTGTTTCCTCCTCTGTTTTTAGTCAATCTTCCAACCATAGTAGGAATAGCTCCTTATGGGTTAATTCTAGGTGTATTTGGTGTGGTGCTTCCCCCATTACTCTTTTCTATCGGGATGCCGCATGTGGGACCTGGTCTTGGAACAATCCTTACAGCCTCCGAGCTCCCTGTCGCAGTTATCATGTCAGCAATTGTATTATCGGAGCATATTAGTATGTACCAATGGGCCGGGGTTGCACTTATTTTAGGTGGGATTGTGGTTGGAAATAGGAAGCCTTTAAAATCCTGA
- the shc gene encoding squalene--hopene cyclase, with the protein MNTENKINEKLKEMISTLLSKQSDNGAWNFCFEGSIMTDAYMIILIRTLEITDEEVLVKDLVERIKSRQSPNGAWKVYPDENKGNLSATIEGYFSLLYSGYVGEEASYMRKAERFIRDNGGLAKSDWLTKMMLALTGQIKWPSIIKIIPIEIMLLPRWSPITIYQLVGYARAHWIPILICSNLNKSFVAPQTPNISHLQERLMDSENDRILEEMQNLQLYFKHALKKLSKSPEILKKEAFIKAENYIIERIEENGTMYSYFSASFFMVFAFLALGYDANHPLIRNAFQGMKSYLCRNAEQPFIQNSPSTVWDTALLTAALQQAGVSYRHSSIMKANNYLLSRQHQKYGDWAVNNPDVIPGGWGFSDINTFVPDIDDTTAALRAITPLTQTNILYKEAWNKGVEWILSMQNGDGGWSAFEKNMDNYLLSLIPFKYEDRVLFDPSTADLTGRTLYFLGEYTTIPLESEIFQTAKEWFERNQEANGSWYGRWGNCYIYGTWAAITGLKAIGVSNDDPIISRAVRWLLSVQNEDGGWGESCASDIKKRYIPLPHSTPSQTAWALDALISASDNPTSRIEVGIHALLNILEANDGRSNYPTGAGIPGGYYIHYHSYKYIWPLQAFSHYKNKYDL; encoded by the coding sequence ATGAATACGGAAAATAAAATAAACGAGAAGCTTAAGGAAATGATAAGCACCCTTCTCAGCAAACAATCGGATAATGGTGCTTGGAATTTTTGCTTTGAAGGAAGCATCATGACAGATGCTTATATGATTATTCTAATAAGAACACTTGAAATAACTGATGAGGAAGTATTGGTAAAAGATTTGGTAGAGCGGATAAAATCTAGGCAATCCCCGAACGGAGCCTGGAAAGTGTACCCTGATGAGAACAAAGGAAATTTGAGTGCCACAATAGAGGGGTACTTTTCTTTATTATATTCAGGGTACGTTGGCGAAGAAGCGAGCTATATGCGTAAGGCGGAGCGCTTCATACGCGATAATGGAGGACTTGCAAAAAGTGATTGGTTGACCAAAATGATGCTTGCTTTAACAGGGCAAATTAAATGGCCAAGTATCATTAAAATCATTCCGATTGAAATCATGTTACTACCAAGGTGGTCCCCCATCACCATTTATCAGCTGGTAGGGTATGCACGAGCACACTGGATTCCGATTCTTATCTGCAGTAATCTGAACAAATCGTTCGTTGCACCTCAAACCCCTAACATATCCCATCTTCAAGAAAGATTAATGGATTCTGAAAATGACCGGATTTTGGAAGAAATGCAGAATCTACAACTTTATTTTAAACATGCTCTCAAGAAACTTTCAAAATCACCTGAAATCCTCAAGAAAGAAGCTTTTATCAAAGCGGAAAACTATATTATCGAGAGAATCGAAGAAAATGGAACCATGTATAGTTATTTCAGTGCAAGCTTCTTTATGGTTTTTGCGTTTCTTGCATTAGGCTATGATGCTAATCATCCTCTTATCCGTAACGCCTTTCAAGGGATGAAGTCCTATCTTTGCAGAAATGCTGAACAACCCTTTATTCAAAATTCTCCCTCTACCGTATGGGACACGGCGCTTCTCACTGCTGCTTTACAACAGGCTGGAGTCTCTTATCGACATTCTTCCATCATGAAAGCAAACAACTATCTTTTATCTAGACAGCATCAGAAATACGGTGATTGGGCCGTCAATAACCCTGACGTTATTCCAGGTGGATGGGGCTTTTCGGATATAAACACCTTTGTCCCTGACATTGATGACACGACTGCGGCATTAAGAGCCATCACACCGTTAACGCAAACGAATATTCTATATAAAGAAGCGTGGAACAAGGGGGTAGAGTGGATCCTGTCCATGCAAAATGGTGATGGTGGCTGGTCGGCCTTTGAAAAGAATATGGATAACTATTTATTATCCCTTATCCCTTTTAAATATGAAGACAGGGTACTTTTTGACCCTTCGACAGCTGATTTAACAGGGAGGACTTTATATTTTTTAGGGGAGTATACAACCATTCCTCTGGAGTCTGAAATTTTTCAAACAGCAAAAGAGTGGTTCGAACGCAATCAGGAGGCGAACGGGTCGTGGTATGGAAGATGGGGGAATTGTTATATTTATGGGACATGGGCTGCCATAACAGGCTTGAAGGCTATCGGAGTTTCCAATGATGATCCCATAATCAGTCGTGCAGTGAGATGGCTACTTTCCGTACAAAATGAGGATGGGGGCTGGGGAGAATCCTGTGCAAGTGATATCAAGAAACGCTATATTCCTCTGCCCCACAGCACTCCTTCTCAAACTGCATGGGCGTTAGACGCGCTCATTTCTGCATCTGATAATCCTACGTCCAGAATAGAAGTGGGGATTCACGCACTATTAAATATACTAGAAGCAAATGATGGCAGAAGTAACTATCCTACAGGTGCAGGAATACCAGGCGGGTACTATATACACTACCATAGCTACAAGTATATTTGGCCATTGCAAGCCTTTAGCCACTATAAGAATAAATATGATTTATGA
- a CDS encoding YncE family protein, protein MKNPFIIIALIMAVMLTGCTSSDIVLPKIENDDSVMYISHLKENAITALDLTTGREEKVSLPFRFSSIVEIKSGVYMASVKEEESLYEVNIKENKISPYMEIETGILELKYDRENGLLYTANGKTNNIQVIDIEKKEVLKEVRVGEYPSKMVHHGERLYVLASKSGEINVMDTSTNNIMNSFSVNERPEGLHFDGKNIWTGGHGATGELNEKVFAYDPETGEEVKIVTTGLMPIQISQVNGDSFIYVLSHGDHSLTKFNADTYEVEKKINVGDNPSFMIADGKNLYVSSLDGDEVFVLDKDSLDVLDKYAIANGPYLLFKGGVGE, encoded by the coding sequence ATGAAGAATCCTTTTATAATAATCGCCTTAATAATGGCGGTGATGTTAACCGGATGTACAAGCTCTGATATTGTATTGCCAAAAATAGAGAACGATGATTCGGTCATGTATATAAGCCACTTGAAAGAAAATGCTATAACAGCCTTGGACCTTACCACAGGTAGGGAGGAAAAAGTAAGTCTGCCATTCCGATTTTCATCAATTGTTGAAATAAAATCAGGTGTTTATATGGCATCTGTCAAAGAGGAAGAAAGCCTTTATGAAGTTAATATAAAAGAGAATAAAATTTCTCCATACATGGAAATAGAGACTGGAATTCTTGAGCTAAAGTATGATCGCGAAAATGGTCTTCTTTACACGGCAAATGGAAAAACCAACAACATTCAAGTGATAGATATTGAGAAGAAAGAGGTTCTCAAAGAAGTTAGAGTGGGAGAGTATCCGTCCAAAATGGTACACCATGGAGAACGTTTGTATGTGCTTGCTTCTAAGAGCGGGGAAATAAATGTGATGGACACTTCTACCAACAACATTATGAACTCGTTTTCGGTGAATGAGAGACCGGAAGGGTTGCACTTTGATGGGAAGAATATATGGACAGGCGGGCATGGTGCTACCGGTGAATTGAATGAAAAAGTATTTGCTTATGACCCGGAAACCGGCGAAGAGGTAAAAATCGTGACAACCGGTCTAATGCCAATCCAGATTTCGCAAGTGAACGGAGATTCTTTTATTTATGTGCTAAGCCATGGGGACCACAGCCTAACGAAATTCAACGCAGACACTTATGAAGTGGAAAAGAAAATAAATGTCGGGGATAACCCGAGCTTTATGATTGCGGATGGGAAAAATTTATACGTGTCAAGCCTTGATGGCGACGAGGTCTTCGTACTAGATAAAGATAGCTTGGATGTTTTAGACAAGTATGCCATAGCGAACGGTCCTTACCTTTTATTTAAAGGAGGCGTTGGAGAATGA